The following proteins come from a genomic window of Pseudomonas sp. MAG733B:
- a CDS encoding efflux transporter outer membrane subunit → MTDRSLFKLATPLITARGSRLLSLSLCVAMLSACAIGPDYQRPQTAEPAQYKEAAGWRQASPSDSLARGAWWELYGDRQLNGLIEKLNASNQTVAQSEAQYRQAQALVRSARGAFFPTVDLTLGKNRSSQGTGSSSSSLTSSSSGIRDTYTAQAGVSWEADIWGKLRRGLEADTANAQASFADLAAMRLSQQSELVQNYLQLRVIDEQKRLLEATVEAYQRSLKMTENQYRAGVSGKDAVAQAQTQLKGTEADMVDLIWQRAQFENAIAVLIGLPPAEFSLAETENIPALPEVPLSLPSQLLERRPDIASAERSVIAANANIGVAKAAYYPDLTLSLNGGYSSSTSKDLFSVPNRFWSVGPQLAMTLFDGGQRSAEVDRSEAAYDETVAKYRQTVLDGFREVENYLVQLKVLQDEAVVRQQALDAARESLRLTQNQYKAGVIAYLDVVVVQAAALSNERSNLDLMQSRLIASVQLIAALGGGWDGQL, encoded by the coding sequence ATGACTGACCGTTCGCTGTTCAAACTGGCTACACCGCTGATCACCGCCCGAGGCTCGCGTTTGCTGAGCCTGTCGCTGTGCGTGGCGATGCTCAGTGCCTGCGCCATCGGCCCGGATTACCAGCGTCCGCAAACCGCCGAGCCTGCGCAGTACAAGGAAGCGGCCGGCTGGCGTCAGGCCAGCCCGAGCGATTCCCTGGCCCGTGGTGCGTGGTGGGAGCTGTATGGCGACCGGCAACTCAATGGCCTGATCGAAAAACTCAACGCGTCCAACCAGACCGTTGCACAATCCGAAGCCCAATACCGGCAGGCCCAGGCGTTGGTGCGCAGCGCCCGGGGCGCGTTTTTTCCGACGGTGGACCTGACCTTGGGGAAAAACCGTTCCAGCCAGGGCACCGGCAGTAGCAGTTCCAGCCTGACCAGTTCGTCCAGCGGTATTCGTGACACCTACACCGCCCAGGCTGGCGTCAGTTGGGAAGCGGATATCTGGGGCAAGCTGCGCCGAGGCCTTGAAGCCGACACCGCCAATGCCCAGGCGAGTTTTGCCGATCTGGCGGCGATGCGCCTGAGCCAGCAGTCGGAACTGGTGCAGAACTACCTGCAACTGCGGGTGATCGATGAGCAGAAGCGTCTGCTGGAAGCGACCGTCGAGGCCTACCAGCGTTCGCTGAAAATGACCGAAAACCAGTATCGCGCCGGTGTGTCCGGCAAGGACGCTGTGGCTCAGGCACAGACCCAGCTCAAGGGCACCGAAGCCGATATGGTCGACCTGATCTGGCAACGCGCCCAGTTCGAAAACGCCATTGCCGTGCTGATCGGCTTGCCACCGGCCGAGTTCAGCCTGGCGGAGACAGAGAACATTCCGGCATTGCCCGAAGTGCCATTGAGCCTGCCGTCGCAACTGCTGGAACGCCGCCCGGACATTGCTTCCGCCGAGCGTTCGGTGATCGCTGCCAACGCCAACATCGGCGTGGCCAAGGCCGCTTATTACCCGGACCTGACCCTGAGTCTGAACGGGGGTTACAGCAGCAGCACGTCGAAAGATCTGTTCAGCGTACCGAACCGCTTCTGGTCGGTCGGCCCGCAACTGGCCATGACCTTGTTCGACGGCGGGCAGCGCTCGGCGGAGGTGGATCGCAGCGAAGCGGCCTACGACGAAACCGTGGCCAAATACCGCCAGACCGTGCTCGACGGTTTCCGTGAAGTGGAAAACTATCTGGTCCAGCTCAAGGTGCTGCAAGACGAAGCCGTGGTGCGGCAACAGGCGCTGGATGCAGCCCGCGAATCGCTGCGCCTGACCCAGAACCAGTACAAGGCCGGGGTCATTGCGTACCTGGACGTGGTCGTGGTTCAGGCGGCGGCGCTGAGCAATGAACGCAGCAACCTGGACTTGATGCAGAGCCGCCTGATCGCCAGCGTGCAGTTGATTGCCGCGCTGGGCGGTGGTTGGGATGGGCAACTGTAG
- a CDS encoding EAL domain-containing protein, translating to MLIGSYSPTLVIISLCVAILASYTALDLTGRIATAKGRAVHLWTAGGAFAMGVGIWSMHFIGMLAFKLPIDLGYDIGITLLSLLTGILSSGFALWLVSQPRLPLWQLAFGALIMGAGISAMHYTGMAAMRMQPGIDYDPTLFGASLLIAVVASGAALWIAFHLRQHTPYVRLIRGGAAMIMGVAIVGMHYTGMAAARFADGSFCGAAVDGLNGKGLDNLVLITTLAVLSIALLTSILDARLEARTAGLAQSLTEANRELTQLALHDTLTGLPNRILLADRIDQAMSRVNGEGGCFALMFIDLDGFKPVNDAFGHHMGDQLLREVSLRLREDLRSQDTLARIGGDEFVLLVQLSEQNDAMGLAARQVGLIARSFRVAEHDLQISASVGIALYPGNGQTAHELLMNADAAMYHAKGAGKNGYSFFDASMNSNARKQLQLLQDLRHALEHQEFSLYYQPKFDANNGRPVGAEALLRWEHPTQGMLLPDKFIELAEKTGLIIPIGEWVLNEACRQMREWYVLGYTDWRIAVNLSALQFCHAGLVQSVAKALATHHLPANSLTLEITETTAMSDADASMTVLQELSEMGVDLSIDDFGTGYSSLMYLKRLPANELKIDRGFVRDLERDSDDAAIVSAIVALGQALGLRIVAEGVETGVQQDFLTQLGCDSLQGYLLGHPLPAERFMVEIHRAEQLELA from the coding sequence ATGCTCATCGGTAGTTATTCCCCCACGCTCGTCATCATCTCGCTGTGTGTGGCGATTCTCGCCTCATACACCGCCCTCGACCTGACAGGCCGCATCGCCACTGCCAAGGGCCGCGCCGTGCATTTGTGGACGGCGGGCGGCGCCTTCGCCATGGGGGTGGGCATCTGGTCGATGCACTTCATCGGCATGCTCGCCTTCAAGTTGCCCATCGATCTGGGCTACGACATCGGCATCACCTTGCTTTCGCTGCTGACCGGCATTCTCTCCAGCGGCTTTGCCCTGTGGCTGGTCAGCCAGCCGCGCCTGCCGCTGTGGCAACTGGCGTTCGGTGCGCTGATCATGGGCGCCGGCATCAGTGCCATGCATTACACCGGCATGGCTGCCATGCGCATGCAGCCGGGCATCGACTACGACCCGACACTGTTCGGCGCGTCACTGCTCATTGCGGTCGTCGCTTCCGGCGCGGCGCTGTGGATCGCGTTCCACCTACGCCAGCACACACCTTACGTGCGGCTGATTCGCGGCGGTGCGGCAATGATCATGGGCGTAGCCATCGTTGGCATGCATTACACCGGCATGGCTGCGGCGCGCTTCGCCGATGGCAGTTTTTGCGGAGCCGCGGTAGACGGTTTGAATGGCAAGGGCCTGGATAATCTGGTGCTGATCACCACCCTGGCGGTGCTGAGCATTGCCTTGCTGACTTCGATCCTCGACGCCCGGCTCGAAGCCCGCACCGCAGGCCTGGCCCAGTCGCTGACCGAAGCCAACCGCGAACTGACACAACTGGCGCTGCACGATACCCTGACCGGTCTGCCGAACCGGATACTGCTCGCCGATCGTATAGACCAGGCGATGTCGCGGGTGAACGGCGAGGGCGGTTGTTTTGCGCTGATGTTCATCGATCTGGACGGCTTCAAACCGGTTAACGACGCCTTTGGTCACCATATGGGCGACCAGTTGCTGCGGGAAGTCAGCCTGCGCCTGCGCGAGGACTTGCGCAGTCAGGACACGTTGGCGCGCATCGGCGGCGACGAATTCGTGTTGCTGGTGCAGCTCAGCGAACAAAACGACGCGATGGGCCTCGCGGCACGGCAGGTCGGATTGATTGCCCGTTCGTTCCGGGTCGCCGAGCATGATTTGCAGATCTCGGCCAGTGTCGGCATCGCGCTGTACCCGGGCAACGGCCAGACCGCCCACGAATTGCTGATGAACGCCGATGCGGCGATGTATCACGCCAAAGGGGCGGGCAAAAACGGCTACAGCTTCTTCGACGCCTCGATGAACAGCAACGCGCGCAAGCAACTGCAATTGCTGCAAGACCTGCGTCATGCCCTGGAGCATCAAGAATTCAGCCTGTATTACCAACCCAAGTTCGATGCCAACAACGGCCGGCCGGTCGGTGCCGAGGCGCTGTTGCGTTGGGAGCACCCGACGCAGGGCATGCTGCTGCCGGACAAATTCATCGAACTGGCTGAAAAAACCGGCCTGATCATTCCGATTGGCGAATGGGTGCTCAATGAAGCCTGCCGCCAGATGCGTGAATGGTACGTGCTTGGCTACACCGACTGGCGCATTGCCGTGAACCTGTCCGCCTTGCAGTTCTGCCACGCCGGGCTGGTGCAGAGTGTGGCCAAGGCGCTGGCCACGCACCATCTGCCGGCCAACAGCCTGACCCTGGAAATCACCGAAACCACAGCCATGAGCGATGCCGATGCGAGCATGACGGTGTTGCAGGAACTGTCGGAAATGGGCGTCGATCTGTCCATCGATGACTTCGGCACCGGCTATTCGAGCCTGATGTACCTCAAGCGCCTGCCGGCCAACGAGCTGAAGATCGACCGTGGTTTCGTGCGTGATCTGGAACGTGACAGCGATGACGCGGCCATCGTTTCCGCCATCGTCGCCCTCGGTCAGGCACTGGGGCTGCGGATCGTTGCCGAAGGCGTGGAAACCGGCGTGCAGCAGGACTTCCTGACTCAACTGGGTTGCGATTCGCTGCAAGGCTACCTGCTTGGGCATCCGTTGCCGGCCGAACGCTTCATGGTGGAGATTCATCGCGCGGAGCAATTGGAGCTCGCCTGA